A window of Cyprinus carpio isolate SPL01 chromosome A6, ASM1834038v1, whole genome shotgun sequence genomic DNA:
catttcagtCCAAGTTCTTAGCTATTCACTAGACATATTCTGTGAAATATAGTAGAGTTTGTGTTTTCACAATTACCTAGATAACCTTAAGAGACCTCAGACCGTTAGTCAAACTACTCACTAGTGTGAACAGGAAGCCAGGCTTGTCTGTACTGTGACATATGGTCTGTTTCCCTCACCGTTGTGTTCCTCTCAAAATGAATTGTTTATATACAAGGATGTGACAGTGAAATTCCCCTGTATCAAGATGTGTTCTAACTCTTATGGGAAGTTTCTTAGTCATGTCTTTGCTTAATCACATATGTGAAAAcataaggttattttttttactcatgaAACTACCACTCAAATTTTCCACTTTAATCTTTTAGGAagttgcatggaaaaaaaaacttgcagatCCGCCAGACATTGACATCAAGCCTAAAATAATGTTCTCCTTTAAAGAAATGTACGAAACAAAGTGCAGTTATAAAACATATCTCTGCCTAGAAAATACAACTGCACTTCAAACAAGAATGTAGAAGTCTTGAAATTCCACTCCAAAATGTTCTGCTCTGGAATCCaatttagctgattttagttatCTTTCAATGAGATGGTGGTATGATTCAAAGCAACAATATAGCTAACCTAGAAAGTAGAATATATCTGATATCAGATATCTGATGAGATTGTGGTTAAGCACAAAAATTTAAGACGGAAATCTTTCTGGGTAGGAACAAGAATCACATCTCAAACAGATCAGTTCAGTCATCTAACCacagtgtttttgtaatgtaaagtTGCTACCATGCCATTCCCCTTCAAACTCCATTGTCATttcagggtgctttcacacctgtagaTCGATTGCTTCATTCCAAAACAgggattaaaattattttgagttGACACAATGGCGGACAGCTCacaggtctaaggtaagacggccttgtcaatcaactatcgtgggaggggccggTGCAGAACTACGTCATTCTGGCAGGAATCTCAGAATAGCCTGATTTaagaaaggggattttaaaatagggatttAAAGAAAAACCACTGGGAGTATTTTTATCATTAAGGGATGGATGTGTACAAACACtttcaacacacatttatgttcaaacaataGAGATGTTTGTCATTTGGTTCTTCTGTGCTCTTTTCCagtaaaacacagacacacacgttgGGTTTtctggggacattccatagacataTTGGTTTTTCCTGGTATTCTTATTcctgtggggacatttggtctcCATAATGTAGcaaataccaggtacacacacatacacacacactcagatagcatgtgtctaaaacattttttattagtgttcaaAATAAGTCAAACCAACTATAAATGTCAAAAGAATTGGATAGTATGATATATTTTAAGGACATTAGAAGATGGTTGTCAATAACTGCACATTTCTTATTCCTATAGAAGGCTCAATTATACAGATACCACATTTATCCATTCATTAATATCaatgtgtgtcatttttatgATTCTTGTCTGCAAAATGGACTACAATGTTCTAAAACAGCATGCACTTACTAAAAATTAATACAGATACACAACAAAGAATAAGTTTTGTGACAGGATGTTTGGAAAATGTGGTTACTGCAATGTTCTGGTTtcttgccacttttttttttttttttttttataatctgctGTAGTTATTATAATCCTCTTTGGTTTCTCCAGAATGTGATGGAAAGACAGACGTTCTTCTAAATGTCCTTAGAAGTTCAGCTCTTTTTGATTTTGTTGGTACACTATGATGTTGTTAGACAGTTTTAGCTATAGCATTGAGGAATTAGATTAGAAGTTTTAACAACCATTGATTAACTGTGTCTAGCTGGAGTCACTCGCTTGGAGAACCAAAAATCAATCCTGTTGATAGAACACGGTTGTAAAGGGACACTGTTGGTACTGAAATCCAGTGACTTACTAGACAAACCCAGGTCCATCTCTGCAAGTGGTCAGAGAGGAAGCCACTGAACAATCTCTAAAAAGTGTGGATGAGGTGACCTGTGTCGATGAGAACACCACTGCTCTCTAATGCTAATTTAGCCACCACTGCTGACCATCCTGGCTGAAATATCTCTGCTTACATCCAAGCCAAGCTTTTGCAGGTCCAAGCCCATACTGGACAGCACCTGGAGCAGAGTCATTTCCTGTTGTGTGGCCTGGTCAATCAGGGCTGGACAGGTTGGATTGCACTGTGGCCACTGGCAGTTATCAATGAGATGAAAGGGACAGCCCTTTAGAGGCGTTTTACTGTTCTTAATAGCCTCCTGAAGTCTTCTGCCCCAGCACTGCAGAGCACGAGAGAGTAATGTTCCCTTGATCTGGAAATCCATCCAATTACTAAAGGAAAGAAAAACTAGACATTAGACCTTTACTTTCTGAATGCGTtcttggtcttattgtgaactattctttattgcacattattaaaaaattgcaATACAATAAATTCCAATAaagtcctatatatatatttatatgcactgaagactggagtaaaggctgcaaaacatttatcattgccatgacaggaataaattactttaaatatatataaatagaaaaacaggtattttaaattgtaaaaatatttcacaatattactgttttactgttcttatataaattaatgaggccttggtgaacataaaatacttctttcaaaagcatgttataggggtcctattatgctcttttacaaagtcttgattttgttttgggtgtgtacttgaacatgctctcatgcttggtggttcgaaaaacattatttttcacataatttacattattacaatacttttctccccagcctggcacaaatggCTCGATTAGTTCCGGGTTGGATGAAGGCCCGCCATCCGAACAACGAAatatgttgtgattggttagctgtctcAGTGgattgtgattggcgaacagcttagacggtgtttcagtactgccacaCCCCTTATCAAAGCAGCAAGTTCCGTCTGCTCTGGTATAGTTAAGGATGGtgtcaatattgccatatcaatttgagccggtTTCAGACCCCAAGAATATACAACAAGAGGATCACACAGAACCTTTGCATGCAaagatattgcaagacatattagagtggcaTGGCTTATAGACACCACAAACTATAGCCGACATACATAACAACCAATACCCCGCATCCCAATACCCCATCCCCAAAGAAAACTACCACATCCCCATAcctatatctaaaaaaaaaccatagaggaattatttggtcagattataaactaaaagtctaaaactaaaagtcttaaaccaaaactaaaattcTAACTGTgtggactgtgtgataacttcaacttaatgacagctttgtaacatttgtggcctcaaaccgagcgtacaactgatgcttgcgcgcgggaaatcacctccgcgagatgaaaacaaaatcgcACGCGAGGAAACTGCATccaataaactaaaaacaaaaactcactCCATCTTGACATGTTCTttgtagtgatgggtcgttcgcgaatgagccgactctatttaaaaaatatatatatatataacctatagaaattaaatcattatgtaataatgaaataatggatgcattttattttatgtaaaataattgactaattcaaagaacaaaaaaaatattatataggcctaaaggcgcacatattcgtctgaacagcctcacattctgttcctgtcaatcatacacgaggtgtcaaccaattatatggcatgagggaggggccgggccatcacacacacaccacacacacagtgtcaaactcggagaaaaaaccgcatcagcccctcgaaagtaaggcagcttgcatttctgaatgcaaatctctcataaaataaaaatatgatcagcattgtgtgtgtgtgtgtgtgtgtgtgtgtgtgtgttaatgctagttatacaaaacataactagtgagatagttcatgctggttatataacatgccaaaaaagagggaccagtttaatcctttcagttatttatttttctttaatatgggttctattatgttgttcagattcagattgtatttgttttgtaatgttgttgtctccatacattaaaaagttgtaatttaaatgcaaatgtttaatagtattctttttttcataacaaatcaatccatttgtaaagaaattgtgagacattgtgagtttgatttcatttaataatttactagaattgttttcacacctatcatagtcaaaacattattgttttttaaagagccgtttgtgagccaaaagagacggctcttttcagtgagctgagtcaaacgagTCGGCTCACGAAAAAGAACCGAAATGCCCATTTGCGCGCAATACAAGCCATCGcgcgcgcatgatcattccccagctgctcgcgctcgatcttctcaccGGCTTGctcgaacacttttatttttgtcagtcgtgaatttttaaactttgaaatacattatttgtgagaagatcgagcgcgagcacctggggaatgatcatgcgcgcgcgagggcttgtattgcgcgcaaagaacatgtcacgcgcgcgcgagagtttgaaatgagctcgcgggctcccgtttcctcgcgTGCTATATTGTTCTCATCTCGCGGAGGTGATTTAccgcgcgcgcaagcatcagttgtacgctcggtttgaggccacaaatgttacaaagctgtcattaagttgaagttatcacacagtcctcgctcaaaGCCGCTCACTCGCTCCGTTTGGCTTCatttacagtgtgctccttagcacagggagctccctctgctgtccataaggtgcctctgcgcaccagccatttcaaacccagcctccagtatttgggccacgcctcctaatttgcatacactcctcaatcctcaatcctcaaatgcccaatcctcaatcttcaaatgcccaatcctcaatcctaaatggctaaatgataaaaatgcccaatcctaaatccccaaatgcccaatcctaaatcctaaatggctaaatgaccaaatgcccaaccctaaatagaaaatgcccaatcctaaatacaaaacgccctatcctaaataccaaatgcccaatcctaaataccaaattaattttcgacttggactttaagtttcaaatttagatttttagttttggtttaagacttttagttttagacttttagtttataatctgaccaaataattcctCCATACAAAATGGTGTACGGAACCCGAATCCCTAAAGGAAATAAATACGATATGTgaggacaatatatatataaatactttctCTCGCAGTTATATAATTGGGTAATTAtagtgtaggcctatataaattgCATGCATCGGGGAGCCGCTGTTATGCCTGGCATTGAAACTGGTTTTGGGTGCATGATcgctttttaattttacttttgagATTTGCAATGTACTGTAAGTTAGGTAATTTATGTCactatgaaatattaatgatatatattatattaattaaatgttattatactaattatatgaataataatctAAGTCATTCTGCGTCCCCTCGGAAAGTTAACTAATGACTTTGCTTTAGAAACAagctaaaaactaaatttaattagCAGTAGTCTAATCAGTCTCTTTATAAGCAGCTATAGCTTTGCTGTAACTTTGACCTCATCATGTGTTTCGCCATGGTTCTCCTCACAAATCATCTATGCCACTGCTCTCTCAGCTGAGCTCATAGAGCGGCCATTAATTAAGTGTGAAATCATGAGGTGACATTTTGGTGACACCTAGAATGCATCATGATGTACGAGTGTTCAAATGCAGGCGCATAAGCTCACCCATGAGGAGTGTGTCTCAGGGCTCAGGGTGCCTGCATGTCCTTACCTTTTGGTAATCAAAGTGTGGGAAAGACAGGAGGGGGCAAACCAGGCCCTAAAACAACAAACAGcaggacatttttaatacacAGAAAATCAACGGccttaagcaaaaaaaaataataaaaaaataaaaaaaggttaaattgtAAGTTACTTTTGCTGACATGATTTTGACATGACTGTTCAACTATTAGTAACTATTTGGCTATTCTGGAGACATAATTTGCTAGTTTAAGTGATATACTACTATATTAATGCTAGTAATTTACTCACATATCATCTTTGAGAGAGCTTTTAAACTCTTTTCCCAGGTTCAGCATGTAGGACCACTGCTACTCTGAGAGCGATTGGCCGCCCATATAAATTTTCTCCACTCGTAACTGTTCCTCATCACACAACCACTGCACCACAAACAGTGGAGCTAAAAAGAATCATATCCTCTGTTATTTTAAAGGAAGTAAGTCTAAACATTAGccacttctgtaaaaaaaatttcattcatATAGCACAGATGGAGTACAGTTTATGTCCAAAAAAGTATTGCCATTCCTCGCCTCTTTCATACTGTTGCTTGCACTTGCACTTTTCCGGAACAACACCACTCCACAACCTAACAGAGAtataatatcatcaaaaaaaaaaaaataattatatatatatatatatatatatatatatatatatatatatatatatatatatatatatatatatatatattatatattttatatttatatatatatatatatatactgttgtggccaaaagttttgagaattacataaatattagttttcaaaaagcttGCTGCTAAACTGcatttagatctttgtttcagttgtttctgtgatgtactgaaatataattacaagcacttcatacgtttcaaaggcttttatcgacaattacatgacatttatgcaaagagtcagtatttgtaGTGTTGGCcgttctttttcaggacctctgcaattcgactgggcatgctctcaatcaacttctgggccaaatcctgactgatagcaacccattctttcataataacttcttggagtttgtcagaattagtgggtttttgtttgtcccacccgcctcttgaggattgaccacaagttctcaatgggattaagatctggggagtttccaggccatggacccaaaatttcaacattctggtccctgagccacttagttatcacttttgccttatggcacggtgctccatcgtgctggaaaatgcattgttcttcaccaaactgttgttggattgttggaagaagttgctgttggagggtgttttggtaccattctttattcatggctgtgttttttgggcagaattgtgagtgagcccactcccttgaatgagaaagcaaccccacacatgaatggtgtcaggacgctttactgttggcatgacacaggactgatggtagcgctcaccttttcttctagcacaagcctttttccagatgccccaaacaatcggaaaggggcttcatcggagaatatgactttgccccagtcctcagcagtccattcactatactttctgcagaagatcaatctgtccctgatgttttttttggagagaagtggcttctttgatgcccttcttgacaccaggccatcttccaaaagtcttcgcctcactgtgcgtgcagatgcgctcacacctgcccgctgccattcctgagcaagctctgcactggtggcactccgatcccgcagctgaatcctctttaggagacgatcctggcacttgctggactttcttggacgtcctgaagccttctttacaagaactgaacctctttccttgaagttcttgatgaacctataaactgttgatttaggtgcaatcttagtagccacaatatccttgcccgtgaagccatttttatgcaacgcaatgatggctgcacgcgtttctttgcaggtcaccatgttaacaatggaagaacaatgatttcaagcatcaccctccttttaacatgtcaagtatgccattctaacccaatcagcctgacataatgatctccagccttgtgctcgtcaacattctcacctgagttaacaagatgattactgaaatgatctcagcaggtcctttaatgacagcaatgaaatgcagtggaaaggtttttttttgggattaagttaattttcatggcaaagacagactatgcaattcatctgatcactcttcataacattctggagtatatgcaaattgctattataaaaacttaagcagcaacttttccaatttccaatatttatgtaattctcaaaacttttggccacgactgtatatatatatatataccgtatatatatatatatatatatatatatatatattagggctgtcaaatgattaatcatgattaatcacatccaaaataaaagttttgtttacataatatatgtatgtgtacagggtatatttattatgtatatataaatacacacacacataaattatatatttagaaaatatttacatgtatatacatttatatatttatattcttatattttatattatatataaatatatttaatatataaacataacatattcttcttaaatatatacatgcatgtgtgtttatttatatatacataataaatatacacagtatacacacatatattatgtaaacaaaacttttattttggatgtgattaatcgtgattaatcatttgacagccctaatatatatatatatatatatatatatatatatatatatatatatatatataaaaataatgatcaaGCAGTGCATTTTGAGATTTCTTTTATGCCTGCAGGAAAAATTTATAGGATGAGTTATGCACTGAAGATTAAGTCAAATGCCTAATCCTAAGTATAAGCAAAAACACTGATActtgctttagaaaaaaaaactctgtatttaatgtacttaaaggttttttttttttttttttttttttttggccagcgTGCTTAATTATATGGAATGTACACTTTTAGTGTAGATCAAATCtcaaaagcatatttaaaaaaaaattgtacttgcagataatattatataaatgaaataaagggCCAGTTAAGCAAACTTAAAGAGAgtacatttttatgaatgtttgttaacataataataatgtcaaattaaaagtttgactttaaagtacatttatttttatgtactaaAGTACTTATTTTGATGTCCTAACCATGCTAAAGCACATGTACAGTACTTGATTAGAATTTTTACCTAGTGTgtaatttgatattacatttaaggttaaatatattttaaacttattaaactgcaacttcatcattttaaatgtataattacaaatatatttaaat
This region includes:
- the LOC122145273 gene encoding carboxylesterase notum2-like — encoded protein: MLNLGKEFKSSLKDDMAWFAPSCLSHTLITKSNWMDFQIKGTLLSRALQCWGRRLQEAIKNSKTPLKGCPFHLIDNCQWPQCNPTCPALIDQATQQEMTLLQVLSSMGLDLQKLGLDVSRDISARMVSSGG